Proteins from a genomic interval of Paenibacillus sp. FSL R5-0623:
- a CDS encoding DUF5808 domain-containing protein codes for MQLFSILPIILIFAPLALLLSFAPYVTRETISFGVTVSQYNYYTPVLRKLRRTFATVSLIGNGLIILTCLYILRSANEESITMITGVCTMIFIVYWAALHILFHFKMKKIKETLTTVEVPQRVKIDTTFRQNKLTYSNYWFLVHIAIIVAIAIITILNYNALPNVIPMKYDLQGNVTSSVPKTYLSVLAINLVQLGIIALMMLVNWSIKSSKQQLTPSNPAQFAADHIRFRRKWSLFTIITGLLLTILFAFIQINMFVPNLVLLTAISLITPVVIVLGVVWLSLTGRQGGGKIRNQQEDHKRSKEQPVNDDDYWKLGFIYFNPKDPSFTVEKRYGIGWTINFARPLSWVLLLFIIAIVVISIVLSQ; via the coding sequence ATGCAACTATTTAGTATATTGCCTATCATTTTAATCTTTGCTCCATTAGCCTTACTGCTATCCTTTGCACCTTATGTGACAAGGGAAACAATCAGCTTTGGGGTTACGGTAAGTCAATATAATTACTACACACCAGTCTTACGTAAGCTCCGGAGAACGTTTGCTACAGTAAGTCTGATCGGAAACGGGTTGATTATTCTTACCTGTCTGTATATACTCCGATCTGCCAATGAAGAGTCTATCACAATGATCACCGGTGTTTGCACAATGATATTCATTGTGTACTGGGCCGCACTACACATATTATTTCATTTCAAGATGAAAAAGATCAAAGAAACACTTACAACTGTAGAAGTACCTCAAAGGGTTAAAATCGATACCACCTTCCGCCAAAATAAACTCACCTATTCCAACTATTGGTTTCTCGTTCACATAGCTATTATTGTAGCCATTGCGATCATTACAATCTTGAATTATAACGCACTACCTAACGTCATTCCGATGAAATATGATCTTCAGGGCAATGTCACTTCCAGTGTGCCCAAAACCTACCTTTCAGTATTGGCTATTAACCTTGTACAGCTAGGAATCATTGCACTGATGATGTTGGTGAACTGGAGTATTAAATCAAGCAAACAACAGCTTACTCCATCTAATCCTGCCCAATTTGCTGCTGATCATATCCGATTCCGCCGTAAGTGGTCCCTATTTACGATCATAACAGGCTTGCTTCTTACCATCTTATTTGCCTTCATTCAGATAAATATGTTCGTCCCTAATCTGGTCTTGTTAACAGCTATTAGCCTCATCACTCCTGTGGTGATCGTGTTAGGTGTTGTATGGCTGTCTCTCACAGGCAGACAAGGCGGTGGGAAAATTCGTAATCAACAAGAGGATCACAAACGATCTAAGGAGCAGCCTGTGAATGACGATGATTATTGGAAACTTGGTTTTATTTACTTCAATCCCAAAGATCCTTCTTTTACCGTAGAAAAACGTTATGGAATAGGTTGGACGATTAACTTCGCTCGTCCACTATCTTGGGTCCTGTTGTTATTCATCATTGCTATTGTTGTTATAAGTATAGTTCTGAGCCAATAA
- a CDS encoding alpha/beta fold hydrolase translates to MNNWKKLLLSLTFVGLILPVTSISEAAEKSAGSENLVPIREIAEQNGAEVSWQQKTGEITIRKSELTIVVKVGEKQAMVNGQAISLNNPVQLTKGVTYMDGAFLSETLKVAPEDIFISLISEGDGKEAAKYVHTSVSGVLSPTLLSQLWGALEGQNGKITSEAIAKHVENNTVHRNVTYTFKTELTRINITVRMNHNGLVDDLHIAAATPDVYQKPSYDDPSAYTEQAITVGQGDLALPGTLTLPKGEGPFPVVILVHGSGPNNQDAAIGGAKPFRDLAVGLASQGVAVLRYDKVTYEHTYKVASQPKFTLKQESVDQVNDAVEFLKKNAHIDSTAIFVAGHSQGGFAMPLIIAEDKQHDIAGSILLAAPSSSFVDVLTEQQDELVERMKKLGLDTEMIQGQADFYKNVAAMVKDPKYSVDHLPEAFPLQPAYWWFEQRDYVPAELAKTQNTPMLVIQGENDVQVSMDQFQTWKSSLQGHSNVTYNSYPKVNHLLSSYDGPSIGQEYAEPSNVSKAIIDDIAKWVLKSN, encoded by the coding sequence ATGAACAATTGGAAAAAGCTATTACTTTCTCTTACTTTCGTAGGTCTCATCCTTCCGGTGACATCCATCTCAGAAGCTGCTGAAAAATCCGCTGGTAGTGAAAATCTTGTTCCTATTCGTGAGATTGCAGAACAGAATGGGGCAGAGGTATCTTGGCAACAAAAAACAGGAGAAATCACAATACGAAAAAGTGAGCTTACGATTGTAGTTAAGGTAGGAGAGAAACAGGCGATGGTGAATGGGCAAGCCATATCCTTAAACAATCCTGTTCAGTTAACGAAAGGAGTTACCTATATGGATGGGGCATTTCTTTCCGAGACGCTGAAGGTAGCACCTGAGGATATATTCATTTCCCTTATTAGTGAGGGCGATGGCAAGGAGGCTGCCAAGTATGTTCATACCTCTGTGAGTGGAGTGTTATCACCCACGTTGTTGAGTCAGCTGTGGGGAGCTTTAGAAGGACAAAATGGCAAAATTACAAGTGAAGCCATAGCTAAGCATGTAGAAAATAATACAGTGCATCGCAATGTTACCTATACGTTCAAAACAGAGCTGACTCGTATAAATATTACGGTCAGAATGAATCATAACGGACTTGTAGATGATTTGCATATTGCCGCCGCTACGCCAGATGTGTATCAAAAACCAAGCTACGACGACCCATCTGCCTATACAGAACAAGCCATTACGGTTGGTCAGGGTGATTTGGCTTTGCCAGGGACATTAACTTTGCCCAAGGGAGAGGGACCTTTCCCGGTTGTTATTCTGGTACACGGATCTGGGCCTAATAATCAAGATGCTGCCATTGGTGGTGCAAAGCCGTTTCGCGATCTTGCGGTAGGTTTAGCTTCACAAGGAGTTGCTGTATTAAGATACGATAAGGTCACGTATGAGCATACCTATAAGGTGGCTTCACAGCCTAAATTCACATTAAAACAAGAGAGCGTAGATCAGGTGAATGATGCAGTGGAATTCCTTAAAAAGAATGCACATATTGATTCTACAGCGATTTTTGTAGCTGGACATAGTCAAGGCGGTTTTGCAATGCCATTAATCATTGCTGAGGATAAACAACATGATATTGCCGGAAGTATTCTACTTGCTGCACCAAGTAGTAGCTTTGTGGATGTGCTTACCGAGCAACAGGACGAATTGGTAGAGCGGATGAAGAAGCTTGGTTTAGACACGGAGATGATTCAAGGACAAGCTGATTTTTATAAAAATGTGGCTGCGATGGTTAAAGATCCAAAATATTCTGTAGATCATCTTCCTGAGGCGTTTCCACTTCAACCTGCTTATTGGTGGTTTGAGCAGAGAGATTATGTGCCTGCGGAACTGGCTAAAACACAAAATACACCTATGCTTGTTATACAAGGCGAAAATGATGTGCAAGTGTCTATGGATCAATTTCAAACCTGGAAATCGTCTCTTCAAGGTCATTCCAATGTAACGTACAATAGCTATCCAAAGGTAAATCATCTTTTATCCAGCTATGATGGACCTTCAATCGGTCAAGAGTACGCTGAGCCATCAAATGTCTCCAAAGCCATTATCGATGATATTGCAAAGTGGGTATTAAAATCAAACTAA
- a CDS encoding hemolysin family protein — MDSERYALNLVLVAFLIGLSAFFVAVEFALVRVRPSRIDQMIAEGNKRALAVKQAVANLDGYLSACQLGITITSLGLGWLGEPTVEKILHPVFESLQIPEAVSSFLSFVIAFASITYLHVVVGELAPKTIAIRKAETVALLTSTPIIWFNRIMYPFIWLLNGSANQLVKLFGIKPASEHEDAHSEEELQIIINESFESGKINQAEFGYVSRIFAFDEMLAKEIMVPRTDMVCLYVNRTNEENLEIIREEQYTRFPVVNESKDDIIGIINTKQFFLELYGNDEPVDLSSLIQPVSAVHETTPVKDLLKKMQKDGVHIAVLVDEYGGTSGIVTIEDVLEQIVGEIRDEFDADEVEDIQVINENYVIMDGKVSLSKVNDMFMSSLDADEWDTIGGWLYSHRPEMNEQEEYEFENLIFVLLEKDKNRFYKVAVVPKEPLTMSDYTDEDEKESNWSK, encoded by the coding sequence ATGGACAGTGAGAGGTATGCGTTAAATTTAGTATTGGTTGCTTTTTTGATAGGACTTTCGGCGTTTTTTGTTGCAGTGGAATTCGCTCTGGTGCGGGTTCGACCGAGCCGGATCGACCAAATGATTGCAGAAGGAAACAAGCGTGCGCTGGCTGTTAAACAAGCCGTTGCCAATCTGGACGGATATTTGTCTGCCTGCCAGCTTGGAATCACGATCACATCTCTGGGACTGGGCTGGCTGGGTGAACCGACGGTAGAGAAGATTCTCCACCCTGTGTTTGAAAGCTTGCAAATTCCTGAGGCGGTTTCTTCATTCTTATCGTTTGTTATCGCGTTTGCTTCCATCACGTATCTGCATGTTGTGGTTGGTGAACTCGCTCCAAAAACGATTGCAATCCGGAAAGCCGAGACTGTTGCACTGCTGACGTCTACACCTATCATCTGGTTTAACCGAATTATGTATCCTTTTATCTGGCTGTTAAACGGCTCAGCGAACCAACTGGTGAAACTGTTCGGAATCAAACCTGCTTCCGAGCATGAAGATGCACACTCCGAAGAAGAGTTGCAGATCATTATTAATGAAAGCTTTGAAAGTGGTAAAATCAACCAAGCCGAGTTCGGTTATGTAAGCCGGATCTTTGCCTTTGATGAGATGTTAGCCAAAGAAATCATGGTACCCCGGACCGATATGGTCTGCCTTTATGTGAATAGAACGAATGAGGAAAACCTGGAGATCATTCGTGAGGAACAATATACCCGTTTTCCGGTAGTTAATGAGAGTAAAGACGATATCATCGGTATCATTAATACGAAACAATTCTTCCTGGAACTTTACGGAAACGATGAACCTGTCGATCTATCCTCCCTGATCCAGCCTGTATCGGCTGTTCACGAAACAACTCCTGTGAAGGACTTGCTCAAGAAAATGCAGAAGGATGGCGTACATATCGCCGTGCTGGTCGATGAATATGGCGGAACTTCCGGAATTGTAACCATCGAGGATGTGCTTGAGCAGATTGTTGGTGAGATTCGCGACGAGTTCGACGCAGACGAAGTGGAAGATATTCAAGTCATCAATGAGAACTATGTCATTATGGATGGTAAGGTTTCCTTATCAAAGGTGAATGACATGTTTATGTCCAGCCTGGATGCAGATGAGTGGGATACCATTGGAGGATGGCTCTACAGCCATCGTCCCGAGATGAACGAACAGGAAGAATATGAGTTCGAGAATCTAATCTTTGTTTTGCTGGAAAAAGACAAAAATCGGTTCTACAAAGTGGCCGTTGTTCCCAAGGAACCACTGACCATGTCTGATTATACCGATGAAGACGAGAAAGAGTCCAATTGGTCTAAATAA
- the cls gene encoding cardiolipin synthase: MFWLVIILLVFIFQAATILLLEFRNPAKAVAWLFILFCVPLIGFVVYYFVAQDYNKRKKLRKGGSRIFREMKETIWEQAHIIGDVEHMPGDRFSHQHRLFNLLSHLSESPITGCNNSTVLTNGEEAFAAMLSEMEKAKHHLHVEFYIFRDDVISTKFQDVMIRKAQEGVKVRFICDGLGSHKMSWSFIRKLQDAGVEFHYFLPPLIATIDRRVNYRNHRKIVVVDGQVGFVGGINVGDDYLGQYPEVGFWRDTHVQIEGDAVYFLQSTFLNDWKLASGERITEPQLVELFPPHICSGEERIQILASGPDQDWDAIQEMCFGAISVACDRIYITTPYFIPDPALYEALKTAAVSGVDVKIIIPYQSDSKLVHLASLSYVEELLRAGVEFFQYRKGFVHAKVMIVDELLATVGTANMDMRSFFCNFELTAVLFESSPIRRLITDFERDLGECSQINGEVFQRRSRRQKGAEMLSRMLSPLL; encoded by the coding sequence ATGTTCTGGCTGGTCATTATATTACTCGTATTTATTTTCCAGGCAGCCACAATTCTATTGCTGGAATTTCGTAATCCGGCTAAAGCTGTGGCTTGGCTGTTTATTTTGTTCTGCGTACCTTTGATCGGTTTTGTAGTGTACTATTTCGTAGCGCAGGATTATAACAAACGAAAAAAACTTCGCAAGGGTGGATCGCGGATCTTCCGTGAAATGAAGGAAACGATCTGGGAACAAGCCCACATCATTGGAGATGTCGAACATATGCCTGGTGATCGTTTCAGCCACCAGCATCGATTGTTTAACCTGTTATCCCATCTGTCGGAGAGCCCGATTACAGGTTGTAATAACAGTACGGTGCTCACAAATGGTGAAGAGGCATTTGCGGCAATGCTGAGCGAAATGGAAAAAGCAAAGCACCATCTGCATGTGGAATTTTACATTTTCCGTGATGATGTGATCAGTACGAAGTTTCAGGATGTCATGATTCGCAAGGCACAGGAGGGCGTGAAGGTTCGGTTTATTTGTGACGGTCTCGGCAGTCACAAGATGAGCTGGAGTTTTATCCGCAAACTGCAGGATGCAGGTGTGGAGTTTCATTATTTTCTACCGCCACTGATTGCAACGATTGACCGAAGAGTCAACTACCGGAATCACCGTAAAATTGTTGTTGTGGATGGACAGGTTGGCTTCGTGGGTGGCATTAATGTAGGCGATGATTACCTTGGACAATATCCGGAGGTGGGTTTTTGGCGGGATACACATGTGCAGATCGAGGGAGATGCCGTGTACTTCCTGCAAAGTACATTCCTGAACGACTGGAAATTGGCTTCCGGTGAGCGAATTACCGAACCCCAGCTTGTGGAATTGTTTCCACCTCATATCTGTAGCGGGGAAGAACGAATTCAGATTCTGGCCAGTGGGCCGGATCAGGACTGGGATGCCATTCAGGAAATGTGTTTTGGAGCCATTTCGGTAGCCTGTGACCGGATTTACATTACCACACCTTATTTTATTCCTGATCCTGCCCTGTATGAGGCACTCAAAACAGCCGCTGTCAGTGGCGTTGATGTGAAAATTATCATTCCGTATCAATCCGATTCAAAGCTTGTTCATTTGGCATCCCTTTCATATGTAGAGGAACTTCTGCGAGCAGGTGTTGAGTTCTTCCAATATCGCAAAGGTTTTGTACATGCCAAAGTGATGATTGTGGATGAGTTGCTTGCAACGGTAGGCACGGCCAATATGGATATGCGCAGTTTTTTTTGCAATTTTGAGTTAACGGCTGTCCTGTTCGAGTCCTCTCCGATTCGTCGTTTGATCACTGACTTTGAACGTGATCTCGGGGAATGCAGTCAGATCAATGGGGAGGTATTTCAGAGGCGTTCTCGACGGCAAAAAGGCGCAGAAATGCTTTCTCGGATGCTTTCTCCGCTTCTTTAG
- a CDS encoding YitT family protein yields the protein MSNVTVKELTAKPADRGVKSSVFTLKLLQRIVMILIGAALMAVSLEIFLVPNGVIDGGITGISIMVSELTHLPLGVFLTLLNLPFLILGYKQIGKTFALSTLLGIVVMSIGTALLHRVPALTPGEPLLGAVFGGLILGVGVGLVIRSGGSLDGTEIVAILLSEKSPLSVGQIVLFINVFIFAGAGFVFGWPNALYSMIAYYIAMKMIDIVNEGLDQSKSVWIISDKYRDIGSALTDRLGRGVTFLDGEGGFSGDEKKIIFVVITRLEEAKLKTIVEDWDPQAFVAIGNIHDVKGGRFKKKGIH from the coding sequence ATGTCCAATGTAACGGTGAAAGAACTAACAGCCAAGCCAGCTGACCGCGGGGTCAAAAGCTCGGTGTTTACATTAAAGCTGCTGCAACGTATTGTGATGATTCTGATTGGTGCTGCACTAATGGCTGTATCACTTGAAATATTCCTTGTGCCCAATGGCGTAATTGATGGTGGGATTACAGGTATTTCGATTATGGTGTCAGAGCTAACGCATCTGCCACTCGGAGTATTCCTGACCTTGCTCAACTTGCCATTCCTGATTCTGGGATACAAGCAGATTGGTAAAACATTTGCGTTGTCCACGCTGCTGGGGATCGTGGTGATGTCCATCGGGACTGCGTTGTTGCACCGCGTGCCTGCATTAACACCAGGAGAGCCATTGCTCGGAGCCGTATTCGGCGGATTGATCCTGGGTGTGGGGGTTGGACTCGTGATTCGTTCAGGTGGTTCACTGGATGGTACGGAGATTGTCGCCATCCTGCTGAGTGAGAAATCACCGTTGTCTGTAGGACAGATCGTATTGTTTATTAACGTGTTTATTTTCGCAGGTGCAGGATTTGTATTCGGCTGGCCGAACGCCCTGTATTCCATGATTGCATATTATATTGCGATGAAGATGATTGATATTGTGAATGAGGGACTTGACCAGTCCAAATCGGTATGGATCATTAGTGATAAATATCGTGATATCGGTTCAGCCCTGACAGACCGTCTTGGTCGTGGTGTAACTTTCCTGGATGGAGAGGGCGGATTCAGCGGAGACGAGAAAAAGATCATCTTTGTCGTGATCACCCGTTTGGAAGAAGCAAAGCTGAAGACCATCGTTGAAGATTGGGACCCGCAAGCCTTTGTGGCTATCGGTAACATTCATGATGTGAAGGGCGGACGTTTCAAGAAAAAAGGTATCCATTAG
- the ligD gene encoding non-homologous end-joining DNA ligase — MAPKIQGTIIIEGTELTVTNPDKLLWPDAGVTKAIYLQKLAALAPYLLTYTSNRLLTTIRYPHGAGGTFFYQKNAPEPIPDYVRTEVHDGIRYVVMNGLPELLWLGNLAALEFHPSLHTVGSHLPSEWMIDLDPSQEHEPRIMQAALIVGETLTSLGLRSIPKTSGATGVQIIVPIVQGVTFDELREIGYFVGKYVTQKHPDLFTLERLKKDRGDRIYFDYLQHYGGKTLAAPYTPRAKSGATVSTPLTWDEVRSNVSIQDYHLMNIIERLNQTGDLIAAVEPQPVELILKHLKKK; from the coding sequence ATGGCCCCCAAGATCCAGGGAACCATCATAATAGAAGGCACAGAACTGACGGTAACGAACCCGGACAAGCTGTTATGGCCGGATGCGGGTGTCACCAAAGCCATCTATCTGCAAAAGCTGGCCGCTCTGGCTCCTTATCTGCTCACGTATACGAGCAATCGACTTCTCACCACGATAAGATATCCCCACGGCGCTGGAGGGACATTTTTCTATCAAAAGAATGCCCCTGAGCCTATACCAGATTATGTGCGGACTGAAGTTCACGACGGCATCCGCTATGTGGTCATGAATGGACTTCCCGAATTGTTATGGCTTGGCAATCTGGCCGCGCTTGAATTTCATCCTTCTCTGCATACTGTGGGAAGCCATCTGCCCAGTGAATGGATGATTGATCTGGACCCCTCTCAGGAACACGAGCCGCGGATCATGCAAGCTGCACTCATCGTTGGGGAAACCCTGACTTCCCTTGGTCTGAGGTCTATTCCCAAAACTTCGGGCGCAACAGGAGTTCAAATCATTGTTCCCATTGTGCAAGGAGTAACCTTTGATGAATTGAGAGAGATCGGTTATTTTGTGGGTAAATATGTCACTCAGAAGCACCCGGATCTGTTCACACTGGAACGACTCAAAAAGGACCGTGGAGACCGCATTTATTTTGACTATCTCCAGCATTATGGAGGCAAGACCCTTGCCGCTCCCTATACACCACGTGCCAAATCTGGCGCCACTGTCTCTACACCCCTTACCTGGGATGAGGTTAGAAGTAACGTCTCCATCCAGGATTACCATCTGATGAACATTATTGAACGCTTGAACCAAACCGGTGATTTAATCGCAGCTGTTGAACCCCAACCGGTGGAGCTCATTCTCAAACATTTGAAGAAAAAATAG
- a CDS encoding RNA ligase family protein gives MFKPLIPFEPISRDTLPTGPQWIAQVKWDGVRMLAYEDGHELRLVNRRLHDRTAQYPELVTPRNLCSGSSYILDGEVIALDPDTGKPSFYHVLRRDRMSRPEGIAQAIHQIPVTYMVFDILFYEGKWVTDQPLADRQRLLHEVLNTAPHVQEVTNTLDAASLLTVMRQHQMEGIVCKDLTSSYGIQGKDQRWQKVKIMHDVYAMIGGVTYRSGIVNAVAIGVYDGPNFVYIGHVGTGKLNSNTWRELTHQVEPLIRKDRPFHNVPERSAETTWVEPRIGVKVQYMELTHHHTLRHPSIQTFADVTREDCLANQLLP, from the coding sequence ATGTTCAAACCGTTGATTCCATTCGAACCCATCTCCAGAGATACCTTACCCACAGGACCGCAATGGATTGCCCAGGTCAAGTGGGATGGAGTCCGCATGCTTGCCTATGAGGACGGGCATGAGCTGCGCCTGGTGAATCGCAGATTACATGATCGAACCGCACAGTATCCCGAGCTGGTAACACCACGCAATTTATGTTCAGGCTCCTCTTATATTTTGGATGGAGAAGTTATTGCGCTGGACCCAGACACCGGAAAACCTTCGTTTTATCATGTTCTTCGGCGGGATCGGATGAGCAGACCCGAAGGTATCGCCCAAGCCATACATCAGATTCCGGTCACATATATGGTATTTGATATCCTGTTCTATGAGGGGAAATGGGTGACGGATCAGCCATTGGCCGATCGACAACGTCTGTTGCACGAGGTTCTCAACACGGCTCCACACGTTCAAGAGGTGACAAATACCCTTGATGCGGCTTCCCTGCTTACGGTCATGAGACAGCACCAGATGGAAGGCATTGTCTGCAAGGATCTCACCAGCAGTTATGGCATACAGGGCAAGGACCAGCGCTGGCAGAAAGTCAAAATCATGCATGATGTATATGCCATGATCGGGGGAGTCACGTACCGGAGCGGTATTGTGAATGCCGTCGCGATCGGTGTATATGATGGGCCTAATTTTGTCTATATTGGTCATGTCGGGACTGGCAAATTGAACTCCAATACGTGGCGGGAACTCACCCATCAAGTCGAGCCTTTGATTAGGAAGGACAGACCGTTCCATAATGTACCCGAGCGCAGTGCAGAGACCACCTGGGTGGAACCACGAATAGGAGTCAAAGTGCAATATATGGAGTTGACTCATCATCACACTCTACGCCATCCCAGTATTCAAACCTTCGCGGATGTAACCCGCGAGGATTGCCTGGCGAACCAGCTTCTTCCATGA
- a CDS encoding VOC family protein yields MNTTYQIPATTHLGEVSLRIMNLDRSIKFYTEVVGLKLLEHSDKVATLTADGKQSLLRLEELTDGITLPERSHAGLYHFAILLPDRKSLGLALRNLAASGIDIGQGDHLVSEAFYISDPDQNGIEIYADRARDTWKRDSDNNYVMASDPVDVESLFAISENEPWQGLPAGTVIGHVHFHVRSLEEARNYYTGILGFDIVGNFANMSALFVSAGGYHHHLGLNIWAGVNAPVNPDNATGIDYFTIVYATKGQLDQALEQLRHSGAVVTQVEGTWFTVDPQNIRVRLTAAN; encoded by the coding sequence ATGAATACAACATATCAAATCCCTGCCACAACCCATCTGGGTGAAGTGAGTCTCCGAATTATGAACCTGGACCGTTCAATTAAGTTCTATACCGAAGTAGTTGGATTGAAATTACTGGAGCATAGTGACAAAGTGGCCACGTTGACAGCCGACGGAAAACAGTCCCTGCTGCGATTAGAAGAGCTCACGGATGGAATTACCCTGCCGGAACGCTCACACGCTGGCTTGTACCATTTCGCCATCCTGCTGCCTGACCGTAAGTCCCTGGGTCTTGCTCTTCGTAATCTGGCTGCATCCGGCATCGATATCGGCCAAGGCGATCACTTGGTCAGCGAAGCCTTCTATATCTCCGATCCCGATCAGAACGGGATTGAGATCTACGCCGATCGTGCACGTGATACCTGGAAACGGGATAGCGACAATAACTACGTGATGGCAAGTGATCCTGTTGATGTGGAAAGCCTTTTTGCCATATCGGAGAATGAACCTTGGCAGGGTCTGCCTGCTGGCACCGTTATTGGTCATGTACATTTCCACGTCCGCAGCTTGGAAGAAGCACGCAACTATTACACCGGCATACTCGGTTTTGATATCGTGGGTAACTTCGCCAACATGTCTGCGCTGTTTGTTTCCGCTGGGGGTTATCATCACCATCTGGGACTTAATATCTGGGCAGGAGTGAATGCACCTGTCAATCCAGATAACGCTACAGGAATTGACTACTTCACCATTGTGTACGCCACAAAGGGACAATTGGATCAGGCACTTGAACAATTGCGTCATTCCGGTGCAGTCGTTACACAAGTGGAGGGTACCTGGTTTACGGTAGACCCACAGAACATCCGTGTACGTCTAACCGCTGCCAATTGA
- a CDS encoding Ku protein produces MHTVWKGAISFGLVHVPVKMFSATEDKDISMRYIHKVCGSPLAYVRQCPSCEVDVKWEEITKGYEYEKGKFVLFEKDELEALNDSTSKTITILDFVDLTEIDPIYFQKTYYLSPDQAGGNAYQLLMNAMRDTGKIGIAKISIRSKSSLAAIRVLEDCLSMETIFYPDEIRPVSQVPNLPEVQNVNEKELTMAKLLIDQLSTPFEPGKYTDDYRSKLLDLIQHKVAGEEIKIAPAKPEANVMDLMAALQASIEAVKPIPADPGTTTAKPKKRAPRKTSAQAVAGGESDTPAAPAKRKKATPKPKV; encoded by the coding sequence ATGCATACCGTCTGGAAAGGTGCAATCAGTTTTGGCCTTGTGCATGTCCCTGTCAAAATGTTCTCGGCTACCGAAGACAAAGACATCTCCATGCGTTACATCCATAAAGTCTGCGGCAGCCCGCTCGCTTATGTTCGTCAATGCCCCTCCTGTGAAGTGGACGTAAAGTGGGAAGAGATCACCAAAGGCTATGAATATGAAAAGGGAAAGTTTGTTCTATTCGAGAAAGATGAATTGGAAGCGTTAAATGATTCCACCAGCAAAACCATTACCATACTGGATTTTGTCGACTTGACTGAGATTGATCCGATTTATTTTCAGAAAACATATTACCTATCGCCCGATCAGGCTGGGGGAAATGCCTACCAGTTGTTAATGAACGCGATGCGGGATACCGGCAAAATTGGGATCGCCAAAATTTCCATCCGCTCCAAAAGCAGTCTGGCTGCCATACGTGTGCTGGAAGATTGCCTCTCCATGGAGACAATTTTCTATCCGGACGAGATTCGTCCGGTCTCCCAGGTGCCCAACTTGCCTGAAGTGCAGAACGTGAATGAAAAGGAACTCACGATGGCAAAGTTGCTGATTGACCAACTCTCTACGCCTTTTGAACCCGGTAAATACACCGATGACTATCGCAGCAAATTGCTGGATCTTATCCAGCACAAAGTGGCAGGCGAAGAAATCAAGATTGCTCCAGCCAAACCTGAAGCCAATGTGATGGATTTGATGGCTGCCTTGCAGGCAAGTATCGAGGCCGTGAAGCCTATTCCGGCTGACCCTGGGACAACAACGGCCAAGCCTAAGAAACGTGCACCGCGAAAAACGTCTGCTCAAGCGGTTGCCGGAGGAGAATCCGATACACCTGCTGCACCAGCCAAAAGAAAAAAGGCGACACCCAAACCAAAAGTTTGA
- a CDS encoding H-type small acid-soluble spore protein, producing the protein MDAKRAKAIYDSKDTIAVTLEGDPVWIENVDEANGMATVQVGSRPGNTQTVRVDRLEE; encoded by the coding sequence ATGGATGCAAAGCGCGCCAAAGCGATCTATGATTCGAAGGATACCATTGCCGTTACATTGGAGGGAGATCCTGTCTGGATCGAGAATGTGGATGAAGCCAATGGCATGGCAACCGTTCAGGTTGGCAGCAGGCCGGGAAATACCCAGACGGTTCGTGTGGACCGCTTGGAGGAGTAA
- the tsaE gene encoding tRNA (adenosine(37)-N6)-threonylcarbamoyltransferase complex ATPase subunit type 1 TsaE, with protein MNQTHEQWVYQSHGIADTEALASALARQANAGMVVALDGDLGAGKTAFSQKFAWHLGVRDVVSSPTFTLIKEYEGRLPLYHMDVYRISLEEADELGLDEYFYGAGVSLVEWSSIIPELLPQEHLHVQIETTGLEDRTITLDGYGETYAAICRQFRQNGVK; from the coding sequence TTGAATCAGACGCACGAGCAGTGGGTGTATCAATCCCATGGCATTGCAGATACAGAAGCACTCGCTTCCGCACTCGCCAGACAGGCAAACGCCGGCATGGTGGTTGCTTTGGATGGTGATCTGGGCGCGGGTAAAACGGCATTTTCACAGAAATTTGCCTGGCATTTGGGTGTACGTGATGTGGTAAGTAGTCCCACATTCACACTAATCAAGGAGTACGAAGGGCGTCTGCCTTTATATCACATGGATGTATATCGCATATCGCTGGAAGAAGCGGATGAGCTTGGACTTGATGAATATTTCTATGGAGCCGGAGTCAGTCTGGTGGAATGGTCGAGTATCATTCCCGAATTGCTGCCGCAAGAGCACTTGCATGTGCAGATTGAAACAACGGGCCTGGAGGATCGAACGATTACACTGGATGGGTACGGCGAGACTTATGCAGCCATATGCCGACAGTTCAGACAGAATGGAGTCAAATGA